A stretch of the Clavibacter sp. B3I6 genome encodes the following:
- the rplK gene encoding 50S ribosomal protein L11 → MAPKKKVTGLIKLQIKAGAANPAPPIGPALGQHGVNIMEFCKAYNAQTEAQRGNVIPVEITVYEDRTFTFILKTPPAAELIKKAAGVAKGSGTPHTVKVAKLTMDQVREIAEQKQADLNANDIDAAAKIIAGTARSMGITVEA, encoded by the coding sequence ATGGCACCGAAGAAGAAGGTCACGGGTCTGATCAAGCTGCAGATCAAGGCCGGCGCCGCCAACCCCGCACCGCCCATCGGGCCGGCGCTGGGACAGCACGGCGTCAACATCATGGAGTTCTGCAAGGCGTACAACGCCCAGACCGAGGCTCAGCGCGGGAACGTCATCCCCGTCGAGATCACCGTCTACGAGGACCGGACGTTCACGTTCATCCTCAAGACGCCCCCGGCCGCGGAGCTCATCAAGAAGGCCGCCGGAGTCGCCAAGGGCTCGGGCACGCCGCACACGGTCAAGGTCGCGAAGCTCACGATGGACCAGGTCCGCGAGATCGCCGAGCAGAAGCAGGCCGACCTCAACGCCAACGACATCGACGCCGCGGCGAAGATCATCGCCGGCACCGCCCGCTCCATGGGCATCACGGTCGAGGCCTAG
- a CDS encoding GNAT family N-acetyltransferase, with product MSSPNPVAAPPAPAFRVAATADADEVASLAARTFALACPPTTTAEAIAEHIRTVLSPARFASHLADPARRVVLAEVDGRAVGYTMVVAAPPADPDVAGALRLRPEIELSKVYVEAGQRGVGIARPLMAETLRIARDLVGASGRDAEAGIWLGVNEHNARAIRFYARSGFRVVGTRSFRLADSVETDHVMERPLVATAEG from the coding sequence GTGAGCTCCCCGAATCCCGTCGCCGCCCCTCCCGCCCCCGCGTTCCGCGTCGCGGCGACGGCCGACGCCGACGAGGTGGCGTCCCTCGCCGCCCGCACCTTCGCGCTCGCGTGCCCGCCGACGACGACGGCGGAGGCGATCGCCGAGCACATCCGCACCGTCCTCTCGCCCGCGCGCTTCGCGTCGCATCTGGCGGATCCCGCGCGCCGGGTCGTGCTCGCGGAGGTCGACGGCCGGGCGGTCGGCTACACGATGGTCGTGGCCGCGCCGCCTGCCGACCCCGACGTGGCCGGCGCGCTCCGGCTGCGGCCCGAGATCGAGCTGAGCAAGGTGTACGTCGAGGCCGGGCAGCGCGGCGTAGGGATCGCGCGGCCGCTCATGGCCGAGACGCTGCGGATCGCGCGCGACCTCGTGGGCGCATCGGGACGCGACGCGGAGGCGGGGATCTGGCTCGGCGTCAACGAGCACAACGCCCGCGCCATCCGGTTCTACGCGCGCAGCGGCTTCCGCGTCGTCGGGACGCGGTCGTTCCGGCTCGCGGACTCGGTCGAGACGGACCACGTGATGGAGCGGCCCCTCGTCGCGACCGCGGAGGGCTGA
- a CDS encoding AAA family ATPase, giving the protein MLIWINGTFGVGKTQAAASLRRRLPGSVVADPEQVGFGIHRMQPPALRGDFQDTPWWEPTVTGILLDVLARHPGDVIVPMALVDEGRHERILGALRDAGHDVRHVTLLASDEVVLRRLRTRLEGPDGWAAAQLPRTAALRGPRFADHVRTDGLTHAQVVEAVALAVGVRIGPDRTGPWRRTAERMRVRIAHIR; this is encoded by the coding sequence GTGCTCATCTGGATCAACGGGACCTTCGGCGTCGGCAAGACCCAGGCGGCGGCGTCGCTGCGCCGGCGGCTGCCGGGATCGGTCGTGGCCGACCCGGAGCAGGTGGGGTTCGGGATCCACCGGATGCAGCCGCCCGCGCTCCGCGGCGACTTCCAGGACACGCCGTGGTGGGAGCCGACCGTGACCGGGATCCTGCTCGACGTGCTCGCCCGGCACCCGGGCGACGTGATCGTGCCGATGGCGCTCGTGGACGAGGGCCGGCACGAGCGGATCCTCGGGGCGCTGCGCGACGCGGGGCACGACGTACGTCACGTGACGCTCCTCGCGTCCGACGAGGTCGTGCTCCGGCGCCTGCGCACGCGGCTCGAGGGGCCGGACGGCTGGGCGGCGGCGCAGCTCCCGCGGACGGCGGCGCTCCGCGGTCCGCGCTTCGCCGACCACGTGCGGACGGACGGGCTGACGCACGCGCAGGTGGTGGAGGCCGTGGCGCTCGCGGTCGGCGTGCGGATCGGGCCCGATCGGACGGGGCCGTGGCGGCGGACGGCCGAGCGGATGCGAGTGCGGATCGCGCACATCCGCTGA
- a CDS encoding YqaJ viral recombinase family protein, which yields MLAFPWEDDLAPAAPAPPPPPPHLARIVAHSSDRVAWLRARSFGITATDVARLATDASLQAVALEKLYGSGFGGNRYTDHGREREPEIARWVEAEHGIVPSAHLFHAPGQRRHLATPDGVGVRADGRLELAEIKTTAKPWRSVPRNYLRQIWWQQYVLGAERSLIVWEQHVDFVPVHDIPKWKWIDRDEAEIQALVTRANDLIALIVRMANAPAGARGLA from the coding sequence ATGCTGGCCTTCCCGTGGGAGGACGACCTCGCCCCGGCCGCACCCGCGCCGCCTCCTCCCCCGCCCCACCTCGCGCGCATCGTCGCCCACTCGTCCGACCGCGTCGCGTGGCTCCGCGCCCGCAGCTTCGGGATCACCGCCACGGACGTCGCCCGGCTCGCGACCGACGCCTCGCTGCAGGCCGTCGCGCTCGAGAAGCTCTACGGGTCCGGCTTCGGCGGCAACCGCTACACGGACCACGGCCGCGAGCGCGAGCCCGAGATCGCGCGCTGGGTCGAGGCGGAGCACGGCATCGTCCCGAGCGCGCACCTCTTCCACGCGCCCGGCCAGCGGCGCCACCTGGCGACCCCCGACGGCGTGGGCGTGCGCGCCGACGGCCGCCTCGAGCTCGCCGAGATCAAGACCACCGCGAAGCCGTGGCGGAGCGTCCCGCGCAACTACCTGCGACAGATCTGGTGGCAGCAGTACGTGCTCGGCGCCGAGCGCTCGCTCATCGTGTGGGAGCAGCACGTGGACTTCGTGCCCGTGCACGACATCCCCAAGTGGAAGTGGATCGACCGGGACGAGGCCGAGATCCAGGCGCTCGTGACGCGCGCGAACGACCTCATCGCGCTGATCGTGCGCATGGCCAACGCCCCCGCGGGAGCCCGCGGCCTGGCCTGA
- a CDS encoding TOMM precursor leader peptide-binding protein, with amino-acid sequence MDPSTTYSVSPRYAVGEVEDTLHLLGGRELVSLQLPSGDAVSAVSRLLSRPFTRADVDRAFGPHAPVVADLVDELVVRDVVVGAPTRSSGDDAPASDPVGRLDDPDQAELAHVLDEARRNGGDRTGLGRPRDPRSPARVALVGDAIPALLASLAEALHSAELTDEADADLVIAAGSRRVLREVGVRMHAAGRAWLPIHPFDGRFQLVGPVVVPDEGPCLECVALRWASTTPFAADHAAAADAVAPIPRDPGLDAIAAGFAARYAARWVFARDWLVASTVLVVEPKVLSAEAHPVYRVARCGTCGPRPYAGVVSPWRA; translated from the coding sequence ATGGACCCGTCGACGACCTACTCGGTGAGTCCCCGCTACGCCGTCGGGGAGGTGGAGGACACCCTCCACCTCCTCGGCGGTCGCGAGCTGGTCTCCCTGCAGCTGCCCTCGGGCGACGCCGTCTCCGCGGTGTCGCGGCTCCTCTCCCGTCCCTTCACGCGCGCGGACGTCGACCGCGCCTTCGGCCCGCACGCCCCCGTCGTGGCCGACCTCGTCGACGAGCTGGTCGTCCGCGACGTGGTCGTGGGCGCACCCACGCGGTCCTCCGGTGACGACGCCCCGGCGTCCGATCCCGTGGGCCGTCTCGACGACCCCGACCAGGCCGAGCTCGCGCACGTCCTCGACGAGGCGCGGCGCAACGGCGGCGACCGCACGGGGCTCGGCCGCCCGCGGGATCCGCGCAGCCCCGCGCGGGTCGCCCTGGTCGGCGACGCCATCCCGGCCCTCCTCGCCTCCCTCGCCGAGGCGCTGCACTCGGCGGAGCTCACCGACGAGGCCGACGCCGACCTGGTCATCGCGGCCGGCAGCCGCCGGGTCCTCCGGGAGGTGGGCGTCCGGATGCACGCCGCCGGGCGCGCGTGGCTTCCCATCCACCCCTTCGACGGCCGCTTCCAGCTCGTCGGACCCGTGGTCGTGCCGGACGAGGGGCCGTGCCTCGAGTGCGTCGCCCTGCGCTGGGCCTCGACCACGCCCTTCGCCGCGGACCACGCGGCGGCCGCCGACGCGGTCGCGCCCATCCCGCGGGATCCCGGGCTCGACGCCATCGCGGCCGGCTTCGCCGCGCGCTACGCGGCCCGCTGGGTCTTCGCGCGCGACTGGCTGGTCGCGAGCACCGTGCTCGTGGTCGAGCCGAAGGTCCTGTCGGCGGAGGCGCACCCGGTCTACCGGGTGGCCCGCTGCGGCACGTGCGGGCCGCGGCCGTACGCGGGGGTGGTGTCCCCGTGGCGCGCCTGA
- a CDS encoding YcaO-like family protein: MARLRTAGADVVSPYTGLVAYSHPMAFTPDAIPDALHSARTADTGFLTGIPSEGFSMGPGGSAADARRSCVGEAVERLSLAGARGAFRAPLGADARQVEPDAFQRFHPAQREDPAFPFERAERGDLLTWLPARSLHGGSEVHVPAQMVVFDDPHASEGHRERHLEPATSSGVAAGPTFGFAAGRAILELIERDAFQRTWLRGSTPPAFDWRVSPRLADATRRELARLEELCGRFGAAFSLRVLDAAADVPVILAVLRSDRIGVAVGCAADFRLDRAVLNAVREAVHTHNWCLRLLPRPPVAPSAVIEFEDHVRLHCPPSARSLSAALDASGARVASVGGPSSWGEVVEGLHREGIEVLLSGITAPEVRAAGYHVVRALSPDLVALDVRHDARFLGHPRLYRRWRDGPAVDGPAHLVGVPHPFP, translated from the coding sequence GTGGCGCGCCTGAGGACGGCGGGCGCCGACGTGGTGAGCCCGTACACCGGGCTCGTCGCCTACTCGCACCCGATGGCGTTCACGCCGGACGCCATCCCCGACGCGCTGCACTCCGCGCGGACGGCCGACACGGGCTTCCTCACGGGCATCCCCTCCGAGGGCTTCAGCATGGGGCCCGGCGGCAGCGCCGCCGATGCGCGGAGGTCGTGCGTGGGCGAGGCCGTGGAGCGGCTCTCGCTGGCCGGCGCGCGCGGTGCGTTCCGCGCGCCGCTGGGGGCGGACGCGCGGCAGGTGGAGCCGGACGCCTTCCAGCGCTTCCACCCGGCGCAGCGCGAGGATCCGGCGTTCCCGTTCGAGCGCGCCGAGCGGGGCGACCTCCTCACCTGGCTGCCGGCGCGGTCGCTGCACGGCGGGAGCGAGGTGCACGTCCCCGCGCAGATGGTGGTCTTCGACGACCCGCACGCGTCCGAGGGGCACCGCGAGCGGCACCTGGAGCCGGCCACCTCGTCGGGCGTCGCGGCCGGGCCGACCTTCGGCTTCGCGGCGGGCCGGGCGATCCTCGAGCTCATCGAGCGCGACGCGTTCCAGCGGACGTGGCTCCGCGGATCCACGCCGCCGGCCTTCGACTGGCGCGTCAGCCCGCGCCTCGCCGACGCGACCCGGCGCGAGCTCGCGCGGCTGGAGGAGCTGTGCGGGCGGTTCGGCGCCGCCTTCTCGCTGCGCGTGCTCGACGCGGCGGCGGACGTGCCGGTGATCCTCGCGGTCCTGCGCAGCGACCGCATCGGCGTGGCGGTGGGGTGCGCGGCCGACTTCCGCCTCGACCGCGCCGTGCTCAACGCCGTGCGCGAGGCGGTGCACACGCACAACTGGTGCCTGCGGCTGCTGCCCCGGCCACCCGTCGCGCCGTCCGCGGTGATCGAGTTCGAGGACCACGTGCGGCTGCACTGCCCGCCCTCCGCCCGGTCGCTGTCCGCCGCGCTCGACGCGTCGGGCGCGCGCGTGGCGTCCGTGGGCGGGCCGTCGAGCTGGGGAGAGGTCGTGGAGGGGCTGCACCGGGAGGGGATCGAGGTGCTGCTGTCCGGGATCACCGCGCCGGAGGTGCGCGCCGCGGGCTACCACGTGGTGCGCGCGCTGAGCCCCGACCTCGTCGCGCTCGACGTGCGGCACGACGCCCGGTTCCTCGGCCATCCGCGGCTGTACCGGCGATGGCGGGACGGGCCTGCGGTCGACGGGCCGGCGCACCTCGTCGGCGTCCCGCACCCGTTCCCGTGA
- a CDS encoding SagB/ThcOx family dehydrogenase translates to MSITDIGTAPARTAAGGSAGAGADDGEDAGSDATARAADAAASAAGAAGSVGPIFSVGGAIQRAAGDLAEDFHEASKITRITHPGWTDVRYAQQLAQEAQGIDAGPGGATSAPRLLPALALPPALPLPHGLGATMAARRSADAADLAPPVALAELATVLRLAYGPRGDGGTGRFVPSAGGLYPLDLHVVVRAAEGIAAGIHQLDPLEEALVDVSGLDRDGRLARFRRAAPTVMAPLAEEAAVTIVITGSFERSRTKYGLRGYRLTLLEAGHVAQNALLVATALGLPSIGWVGFVDHELDAVLGLDGVTQSSLYAISLGGRAGPGGAAPAPAPTHPAEEEASRG, encoded by the coding sequence ATGAGCATCACCGACATCGGCACGGCGCCCGCACGCACGGCGGCGGGCGGCTCCGCCGGCGCAGGCGCCGACGACGGCGAGGACGCCGGCTCGGACGCGACGGCCCGTGCCGCCGACGCGGCCGCATCCGCTGCCGGCGCGGCCGGCAGCGTCGGCCCGATCTTCAGCGTCGGCGGCGCGATCCAGCGCGCGGCGGGCGACCTCGCCGAGGACTTCCACGAGGCGTCGAAGATCACCCGCATCACGCACCCGGGCTGGACGGACGTCCGGTACGCGCAGCAGCTCGCGCAGGAGGCGCAGGGCATCGACGCGGGACCGGGCGGCGCCACGAGCGCCCCGCGCCTGCTCCCGGCGCTCGCCCTCCCGCCCGCGCTGCCGCTCCCGCACGGGCTCGGCGCGACGATGGCGGCCCGGCGGTCGGCGGACGCGGCCGACCTCGCCCCACCCGTCGCGCTCGCGGAGCTCGCCACGGTGCTGCGCCTCGCCTACGGTCCGCGCGGCGACGGCGGCACCGGTCGCTTCGTGCCGTCGGCCGGCGGGCTCTATCCGCTCGACCTGCACGTGGTGGTGCGGGCGGCGGAGGGGATCGCGGCGGGGATCCACCAGCTCGACCCGCTCGAGGAGGCGCTCGTGGACGTGTCCGGCCTCGACCGGGACGGCCGGCTCGCCCGCTTCCGGCGGGCCGCGCCGACGGTCATGGCGCCCCTGGCGGAGGAGGCGGCCGTGACGATCGTGATCACCGGCAGCTTCGAGCGCTCCCGCACCAAGTACGGGCTGCGCGGCTACCGGCTCACGCTGCTCGAGGCAGGGCACGTCGCCCAGAACGCGCTGCTCGTCGCGACGGCGCTCGGGTTGCCGTCGATCGGCTGGGTCGGCTTCGTCGACCACGAGCTCGACGCCGTGCTCGGGCTCGACGGCGTGACGCAGTCGTCGCTCTACGCGATCTCGCTGGGCGGGCGCGCGGGTCCGGGCGGCGCTGCACCGGCGCCCGCGCCGACCCATCCCGCCGAGGAGGAGGCATCCCGTGGCTGA
- a CDS encoding ABC transporter ATP-binding protein, translating to MADAVELDGITRTFGRTRALDDASFALAPGLVHALLGPNGSGKTTAIDVLTATRRPDAGRARVLGHDVRRGGPTASLVAVMPQALAFPEYLTVREVLALALVPHAAALTPAAAIDRFDLDRLASRQTGGLSGGERRRVALACVVAAGTPVVVLDEPSAALDIPGRAAVRDAIAAVRDSGRTVLLASHDMEEVAALADTVVCLDHGRVVGHWTAADFRGLAGMRRVGFQATSAEARGLRTCGAQPESGEEPREGERIRWVIDTDRSDVVAGLVLASLPHPDLTVGEPGLGEIVERVLAEDPGRPRDPGRSHDAGPPPDAGLPRAADPAGCAP from the coding sequence GTGGCTGACGCGGTGGAGCTCGACGGGATCACCCGCACCTTCGGCCGCACGCGCGCCCTCGACGACGCGTCGTTCGCGCTCGCCCCGGGGCTCGTGCACGCGCTGCTCGGGCCGAACGGATCCGGGAAGACCACGGCCATCGACGTGCTCACCGCCACGCGCCGGCCGGACGCGGGGCGGGCGCGCGTGCTCGGTCACGACGTCCGCCGCGGAGGCCCCACGGCCTCGCTCGTCGCGGTGATGCCGCAGGCGCTCGCGTTCCCCGAGTACCTGACGGTCCGCGAGGTGCTCGCGCTCGCGCTCGTGCCGCATGCGGCGGCCCTCACGCCGGCCGCCGCGATCGACCGCTTCGACCTCGACCGGCTCGCGTCGCGCCAGACCGGCGGGCTGAGCGGCGGCGAGCGGAGGCGCGTCGCGCTCGCCTGCGTGGTGGCCGCGGGCACGCCCGTCGTCGTGCTCGACGAGCCGTCGGCGGCGCTCGACATCCCGGGCCGGGCCGCCGTGCGAGACGCCATCGCCGCCGTCCGCGACTCCGGACGCACGGTGCTGCTGGCCTCGCACGACATGGAGGAGGTCGCGGCGCTCGCCGACACCGTCGTCTGCCTCGACCACGGCCGCGTGGTCGGGCACTGGACGGCCGCCGACTTCCGCGGGCTCGCGGGGATGCGCCGGGTCGGCTTCCAGGCGACGTCGGCCGAGGCACGCGGCCTGCGCACGTGCGGGGCGCAGCCCGAGTCGGGGGAGGAGCCCCGGGAGGGCGAGCGGATCCGCTGGGTCATCGACACGGACCGCTCCGACGTCGTCGCGGGGCTGGTGCTCGCCTCCCTCCCGCACCCCGACCTCACGGTGGGGGAGCCCGGTCTCGGCGAGATCGTCGAGCGGGTGCTGGCGGAGGACCCCGGCCGGCCGCGCGACCCCGGCCGGTCGCACGACGCCGGCCCGCCGCCCGACGCAGGCCTGCCGCGCGCGGCCGATCCCGCGGGATGCGCCCCATGA
- a CDS encoding ABC transporter permease, which produces MTAAAAVPARLTAGRRIAIYRAHVVSELAQNARMPAFVLPLLAYPVLIYVVVGLPQGGAPSARLSVLLGYVLFSVLGTVTFQFGVGVASARESPWERWLFTAPVPAWIRLAAKLTVACVFGVLFVIPVAVVGFTAGGVRVDAPTLAAVALAVLAGAVPMALLGLAMGYWFPARGALGLANLVYLPLSFAGGLFTGGDTSGTPWESLTVLLPTGAWSTLTSAAARQDTAVMGLPLVILAAWALLLGGVTLAGYQRTQSANFR; this is translated from the coding sequence ATGACCGCCGCCGCAGCGGTCCCCGCCCGCCTCACGGCCGGGCGCCGGATCGCGATCTACCGCGCCCACGTCGTCAGCGAGCTCGCGCAGAACGCGCGCATGCCGGCGTTCGTGCTGCCGCTGCTCGCGTACCCGGTGCTCATCTACGTCGTCGTCGGCCTCCCGCAGGGCGGCGCGCCGAGCGCGCGGCTCAGCGTCCTGCTCGGCTACGTGCTGTTCTCGGTGCTCGGCACGGTGACGTTCCAGTTCGGCGTCGGCGTCGCGTCGGCGCGGGAGTCGCCGTGGGAGCGGTGGCTGTTCACGGCGCCGGTGCCCGCGTGGATCCGGCTGGCCGCGAAGCTCACGGTCGCCTGCGTCTTCGGGGTGCTGTTCGTGATCCCCGTGGCTGTCGTCGGGTTCACCGCCGGCGGCGTGCGGGTGGATGCGCCCACGCTCGCCGCCGTCGCGCTCGCCGTGCTGGCCGGCGCCGTCCCGATGGCGCTGCTCGGTCTCGCGATGGGCTACTGGTTCCCGGCCCGGGGCGCGCTCGGCCTCGCCAACCTCGTGTACCTGCCGCTCTCGTTCGCGGGCGGCCTCTTCACGGGCGGCGACACGAGCGGCACGCCGTGGGAGTCCCTCACGGTCCTGCTGCCGACGGGCGCGTGGAGCACGCTCACGAGCGCGGCCGCCCGGCAGGACACGGCGGTGATGGGCCTCCCGCTGGTCATCCTCGCGGCGTGGGCGCTGCTCCTCGGCGGCGTCACGCTCGCGGGGTACCAGCGCACGCAGTCGGCGAACTTTCGCTGA
- a CDS encoding sugar phosphate isomerase/epimerase — MPQITNPVALFTGQWADLPLEEVARLASGWGFDALEIACSAEHLDVWRAAEDPAYLRGRLEILERHGLQVHALSQHLTGQAVCDDPIDFRHQAILRSKVWGDGQAEGVRQRAAEELKLTAKAAAGLGVTRVTGFTGSRIWPYVAMFPPVPESVIDAGYQDFADRWNPIIDVFDDEGVRYALEVHPSEIAYDYWTTRRTLEAIGHRPGFGLNWDPSHMMWQDIDPVGFLLDFADRIYHVHAKDTKVSTSDGRGGRLGSHLGWGNPRRGWDFVSVGHGDVPFERAFRALRSIGYDGPVSVEWEDAGMDRLHGAPDALAQVRSLLWPTPDSLFDSAFANNRDDAPATGATGSTGSTGSTGSAA, encoded by the coding sequence ATGCCCCAGATCACCAACCCCGTCGCCCTGTTCACCGGCCAGTGGGCCGACCTGCCGCTGGAGGAGGTGGCCCGGCTGGCGAGCGGCTGGGGGTTCGACGCCCTCGAGATCGCCTGCTCCGCGGAGCACCTCGACGTGTGGCGGGCCGCCGAGGACCCGGCGTACCTCCGCGGCCGCCTCGAGATCCTCGAGCGCCACGGCCTCCAGGTGCACGCGCTCTCGCAGCATCTCACCGGCCAGGCCGTGTGCGACGACCCCATCGACTTCCGCCACCAGGCGATCCTCCGCTCCAAGGTGTGGGGCGACGGCCAGGCCGAGGGCGTGCGCCAGCGCGCGGCGGAGGAGCTGAAGCTCACCGCGAAGGCGGCCGCGGGCCTCGGCGTCACGCGCGTGACGGGCTTCACCGGATCCCGCATCTGGCCGTACGTCGCCATGTTCCCGCCGGTCCCCGAGTCGGTCATCGACGCCGGCTACCAGGACTTCGCCGACCGCTGGAACCCGATCATCGACGTGTTCGACGACGAGGGCGTGCGGTACGCGCTCGAGGTGCACCCGAGCGAGATCGCCTACGACTACTGGACCACCCGCCGCACCCTGGAGGCCATCGGGCACCGCCCCGGCTTCGGCCTCAACTGGGACCCGAGCCACATGATGTGGCAGGACATCGACCCGGTGGGCTTCCTCCTCGACTTCGCCGACCGGATCTACCACGTGCACGCGAAGGACACGAAGGTCAGCACGTCCGACGGCCGCGGCGGCCGCCTGGGCTCGCACCTCGGCTGGGGCAACCCGCGCCGCGGCTGGGACTTCGTCTCGGTCGGCCACGGCGACGTGCCCTTCGAGCGCGCCTTCCGGGCCCTCCGGAGCATCGGCTACGACGGTCCCGTTTCGGTGGAGTGGGAGGATGCGGGCATGGACCGACTCCACGGCGCCCCGGACGCCCTCGCGCAGGTGCGCTCCCTCCTCTGGCCGACGCCCGACAGCCTCTTCGACTCCGCGTTCGCGAACAACCGCGACGACGCGCCCGCGACGGGTGCGACCGGCTCCACCGGCTCGACCGGCTCCACCGGATCGGCCGCGTGA
- a CDS encoding biopolymer transporter Tol, translated as MTLRDGQLARLLVVDVETGAERMVAESAVLHIEAPNWTPDGRWLVVNAEGGLWRLPAPDAEDPDPDLPEPAVDFQAVDLGGVPPINNDHVISPDGEHVYVSGRDGHLYDIPWNGGAGGAGRRITADRDPALRFKNYLHGVSPDGTVLSVIGGQVDARGEWTTNIHLVPVDGGPTTQLTDDGFPDDGAEFSPDGGWLYYNSERGSDLPGHAQLFTMRVDGTDVHQFTSDERVNWFPHPSPDGEHIVYVSFPPGTLGHPADRDVILRVIDRQSHRTRDLAAFPGGQGTINVTSWAPDSRRFAYVAYPFSAPSLT; from the coding sequence GTGACGCTGCGCGACGGCCAGCTGGCCCGTCTCCTCGTCGTCGACGTGGAGACGGGCGCCGAGCGCATGGTCGCCGAGTCGGCCGTGCTGCACATCGAGGCGCCCAACTGGACGCCCGACGGCCGCTGGCTCGTCGTGAACGCGGAGGGCGGGCTGTGGCGGCTGCCGGCGCCCGACGCCGAGGACCCGGATCCGGACCTCCCCGAGCCCGCGGTCGACTTCCAGGCCGTCGACCTCGGCGGCGTCCCGCCCATCAACAACGACCACGTCATCTCGCCCGACGGCGAGCACGTCTACGTCTCCGGTCGCGACGGCCACCTGTACGACATCCCCTGGAACGGCGGCGCGGGCGGCGCGGGCCGGCGGATCACGGCCGATCGGGATCCCGCGCTCCGGTTCAAGAACTACCTGCACGGCGTCTCGCCCGACGGCACCGTGCTCAGCGTCATCGGCGGCCAGGTCGACGCGCGCGGCGAGTGGACCACGAACATCCACCTCGTGCCCGTCGACGGCGGCCCCACCACGCAGCTCACCGACGACGGCTTCCCCGACGACGGGGCCGAGTTCTCGCCCGACGGCGGCTGGCTCTACTACAACTCCGAGCGCGGATCCGACCTGCCGGGCCACGCGCAGCTCTTCACGATGCGCGTCGACGGCACCGACGTCCACCAGTTCACCTCCGACGAGCGCGTCAACTGGTTCCCGCACCCGTCACCCGACGGCGAGCACATCGTCTACGTGAGCTTCCCGCCCGGCACGCTCGGGCACCCGGCCGACCGGGACGTGATCCTCCGCGTCATCGACCGGCAGAGCCACCGTACCCGCGACCTCGCGGCGTTCCCCGGCGGCCAGGGCACCATCAACGTCACGAGCTGGGCGCCGGACTCGCGGCGGTTCGCGTACGTCGCGTACCCGTTCTCGGCACCGAGCCTCACCTGA
- a CDS encoding TerC family protein, translated as MNITPTTWLITIAVTIAFFVYEFFTHVRKPHEPTIGESARWSAFYIGLALAFGVGIGLTSGWGYGGEYFAGYLTEKALSIDNLFVFLLIMTGFAVPRKYQQKVLMIGIVIALIMRAGFIALGAALIENFSWVFYIFGALLFVLAYQQLKGDHGGNAADNMFVRIARRILPVHDDFVGDRFTTKIDGKRFVTPLLLCVIAIGFVDLVFALDSIPAIYGLTNEAYIVFTANAFALMGLRQLYFLIGGLLERLVYLSQGLAVILAFIGAKLVLHAMHVNELPFINGGEPMLWAPEIPIWFSLLFIGATITVATVASLAKTRGDKEKKDRAKVDGAPVTRATDEGH; from the coding sequence GTGAACATCACCCCCACGACCTGGCTCATCACGATCGCGGTCACGATCGCCTTCTTCGTCTACGAGTTCTTCACCCACGTGCGGAAGCCGCACGAGCCCACCATCGGCGAGTCCGCCCGCTGGTCCGCCTTCTACATCGGCCTCGCGCTCGCCTTCGGCGTCGGCATCGGCCTCACCAGCGGCTGGGGCTACGGCGGCGAGTACTTCGCGGGGTACCTCACGGAGAAGGCCCTGTCGATCGACAACCTCTTCGTGTTCCTGCTGATCATGACCGGGTTCGCGGTGCCGCGGAAGTACCAGCAGAAGGTGCTGATGATCGGCATCGTCATCGCGCTGATCATGCGCGCGGGCTTCATCGCCCTCGGCGCCGCGCTCATCGAGAACTTCTCCTGGGTCTTCTACATCTTCGGCGCGCTGCTGTTCGTGCTCGCGTACCAGCAGCTGAAGGGCGACCACGGCGGCAACGCGGCGGACAACATGTTCGTGCGGATCGCCCGCCGGATCCTGCCCGTCCACGACGACTTCGTCGGCGACCGCTTCACCACCAAGATCGACGGCAAGCGCTTCGTCACGCCGCTCCTGCTCTGCGTCATCGCGATCGGCTTCGTCGACCTGGTGTTCGCGCTCGACTCGATCCCCGCCATCTACGGCCTCACGAACGAGGCGTACATCGTGTTCACCGCGAACGCCTTCGCGCTGATGGGCCTCCGCCAGCTGTACTTCCTCATCGGCGGCCTGCTCGAGCGCCTCGTGTACCTGTCGCAGGGCCTCGCGGTCATCCTCGCGTTCATCGGCGCGAAGCTCGTGCTGCACGCGATGCACGTCAACGAGCTGCCCTTCATCAACGGCGGCGAGCCGATGCTGTGGGCGCCCGAGATCCCGATCTGGTTCTCGCTCCTGTTCATCGGCGCGACCATCACGGTCGCCACCGTGGCGAGCCTCGCGAAGACCCGTGGCGACAAGGAGAAGAAGGACCGCGCGAAGGTGGACGGCGCGCCCGTCACCCGCGCGACGGACGAGGGGCACTAG